The Piliocolobus tephrosceles isolate RC106 chromosome 2, ASM277652v3, whole genome shotgun sequence genome window below encodes:
- the USP19 gene encoding ubiquitin carboxyl-terminal hydrolase 19 isoform X16 → MSGGASATGPRRGPPGLEDATSKKKQKDRANQESKDGDPRKETGSRYVAQAGLELLASGDPSASASCAAGITGSRHRSRLFFPSLSGSASTPREEQAKEELLLDWRQSAEEVIVKLHVGVGPLQLADVDAAFTDTDCVVRFAGGQQWGGVFYAEIKSSCAKVQTRKGSLLHLTLPKKVPMLTWPSLLKKPLGTQELVPGLQCQENGQELSPTALEPGPEPHRAKQEARNQKRAQGRGEVGSGAGPGAQAGPSAKRAVHLCRGPEGEGSRDDPGPRGDAPPFVADPATQVEADEQLCIPPVNPQTCLLGSEENLALLTGEKAVSPGNDPVSPAMVRSRNPGKDDRAKEEMAVAADAATLVDGKEPESMVNLAFVKNDSYEKGPDSVVVHVYVKEICRDTSRVLFREQDFTLIFQTRDGNFLRLHPGCGPHTIFRWQVKLRNLIEPEQCTFCFTASRIDICLRKRQSQRWGGLEAPATRGAVGGAKVAVPTGPTPLDSTPPGGAPHPLTGQEEARAMEKDKSKARSEDTGLESVATRTPMEHVTPKPETHLASPKPTCMVPPMPHSPVSGDSVEEEEEEEKKVCLPGFTGLVNLGNTCFMNSVIQSLSNTRELRDFFHDRSFEAEINYNNPLGTGGRLAIGFAVLLRALWKGTHHAFQPSKLKAIVASKASQFTGYAQHDAQEFMAFLLDGLHEDLNRIQNKPYTETVDSDGRPDEVVAEEAWQRHKMRNDSFIVDLFQGQYKSKLVCPVCAKVSITFDPFLYLPVPLPQKQKVLPVFYFAREPHSKPIKFLVSVSKENSTASEVLDSLSQSVRVKPENLRLAEVIKNRFHRVFLPSHSLDTVSPSDMLLCFELLSPELAKERVVVLEVQQRPQVPSVPISKCAACQRKQQSEDEKLKRCTRCYRVGYCNQLCQKTHWPDHKGLCRPENIGYPFLVSVPASRLTYARLAQLLEGYARYSVSVFQPPFQPGRMALESQSPGCTTLLSTGSLEAGDSERDPIQPPELQLVTPMAEGDTGLPRVWAAPDRGPVPSTSGISSEILASGPTEVGSLPAGERVSRPEAAVPGYQHPSEAMNAHTPQFFIYKIDSSNREQRLEDRGDTPLELGDDCSLALVWRNNERLQEFVLVASKELECAEDPGSAGEAARAGHFTLDQCLNLFTRPEVLAPEEAWYCPQCKQHREASKQLLLWRLPNVLIVQLKRFSFRSFIWRDKINDLVEFPVRNLDLSKFCIGQKEEQLPSYDLYAVINHYGGMIGGHYTACARLPNDRSSQRSDVGWRLFDDSTVTTVDESQVVTRYAYVLFYRRRNSPVERPPRAGHSEHHPDLGPAAEAAASQGLGPGQAPEVAPTRTAPERFAPPVDRPAPTYSNMEEVD, encoded by the exons ATGTCTGGCGGGGCCAGTGCCACAGGCCCAAGGAGAGGGCCCCCAGGACTGGAGGACGCAACTAGTAAGAAGAAGCAGAAGGATCGAGCAAACCAGGAGAGCAAGGATGGAGATCCCAGGAAAG agacagggtctcgatatgttgcccaggctggtcttgaacttctggcctcaggtgatccttctgcctcagcctcctgcgcagctgggatcacaggctcaCGCCACCGTTCCCGGCTGTTCTTTCCTTCGTTGTCAGGGTCAGCATCCACTCCTCGAGAGGAGCAGGCCAAAGAGG AGTTGTTGCTCGATTGGAGGCAGAGTGCAGAAGAGGTGATTGTCAAGCTTCATGTGGGAGTAGGTCCCCTGCAGCTGGCGGATGTAGATGCTGCTTTCACAGATACGGACTGTGTGGTGCGGTTTGCAG GTGGTCAGCAGTGGGGTGGTGTCTTCTATGCTGAGATAAAAAGCTCTTGTGCTAAAGTGCAAACCCGCAAGGGCAGTCTCCTGCACCTGACACTGCCCAAAAAGGTGCCTATGCTCACATGGCCCTCCCTCCTG AAGAAACCTCTAGGGACCCAGGAGCTGGTGCCGGGGCTGCAGTGCCAGGAGAATGGGCAGGAACTGTCTCCCACTGCCCTGGAGCCAGGCCCTGAGCCCCACCGGGCTAAGCAGGAGGCCCGGAACCAGAAGCGGGCCCAGGGCCGTGGTGAGGTAGGCTCAGGGGCTGGCCCCGGGGCCCAGGCAGGGCCCAGCGCCAAGAGGGCTGTGCATCTCTGCAGAGGGCCAGAGGGGGAGGGGTCCAGGGATGACCCTGGACCCCGGGGTGATGCCCCACCCTTCGTGGCTGACCCGGCCACCCAG GTTGAGGCTGATGAACAGCTTTGCATACCACCGGTGAACCCCCAaacctgcctcctgggctcagaggaGAATTTAGCCCTTTTGACAGGAGAGAAAGCAGTGTCTCCTGGGAATGACCCAGTCTCTCCAGCCATGGTCCGGAGCAGAAACCCTGGGAAAGATGACCGTGCCAAGGAGGAGATGGCAGTGGCAGCAGATGCTGCAACCTTGGTGGATGGTAAAG AGCCCGAGTCGATGGTGAACCTGGCATTTGTCAAGAATGACTCGTATGAGAAGGGCCCGGATTCAGTGGTGGTGCACGTGTACGTGAAGGAGATCTGCAGGGACACCTCGAGAGTACTTTTTCGTGAGCAGGACTTCACACTCATCTTCCAGACCAG GGATGGAAACTTCCTGAGGCTGCACCCAGGCTGTGGGCCCCACACCATCTTCCGTTGGCAGGTGAAGCTCAG GAATCTGATTGAGCCAGAGCAGTGCACCTTCTGTTTCACGGCTTCTCGCATCGACATCTGCCTTCGTAAGAGGCAGAGTCAGCGCTGGGGGGGCCTGGAGGCCCCGGCTACACGAG GTGCAGTGGGTGGTGCAAAGGTTGCCGTGCCGACAGGTCCAACCCCTCTGGATTCAACCCCACCAGGAGGtgctccccaccccctgacaggccagGAGGAGGCCCGGGCTATGGAGAAGGATAAATCCAAGGCACGATCTGAGGACACAGGGTTAGAGAGTGTGGCAACCCGCACACCTATGGAGCATGTAACCCCAAAGCCAGAGACACACCTGGCCTCG CCCAAGCCTACATGTATGGTGCCTCCCATGCCCCACAGCCCAGTTAGTGGAGATAgcgtggaggaggaggaggaggaagagaagaaagtgtgtctgccaggcttcaCTGGCCTTGTCAATTTAGGCAACACCTGCTTCATGAACAGCGTCATTCAGTCTCTGTCCAACACTCGGGAACTCCGGGACTTCTTCCATG ACCGCTCCTTTGAGGCTGAGATCAACTACAACAACCCACTGGGGACTGGTGGGCGTCTGGCCATTGGCTTTGCTGTGCTGCTTCGGGCGCTGTGGAAGGGCACCCACCATGCCTTCCAGCCTTCCAAGTTGAAG GCCATTGTGGCGAGTAAGGCCAGCCAGTTCACAGGCTATGCGCAGCATGATGCCCAGGAGTTCATGGCTTTCCTGCTGGATGGGCTGCACGAGGACCTGAATCGCATTCAGAACAAGCCCTACACAGAGACTGTGGACTCAGATGGTCGGCCTGATGAG GTGGTAGCTGAGGAAGCATGGCAGCGGCACAAGATGAGGAATGACTCTTTCATCGTGGACCTATTTCAGGGGCAGTACAAGTCGAAGCTGGTGTGCCCTGTGTGTGCCAAG GTCTCCATCACTTTTGACCCGTTTCTTTATCTGCCGGTGCCCTTGCCACAAAAGCAAAAGGTTCTCCCTGTCTTTTATTTTGCCCGAGAGCCCCACAGCAAGCCCATTAAG TTCCTGGTGAGCGTCAGCAAGGAGAACTCCACTGCCAGTGAAGTATTGGACTCCCTCTCTCAAAGCGTTCGTGTGAAGCCTGAGAATCTGCGTTTGGCAGAG GTAATTAAGAATCGTTTCCATCGTGTGTTCCTGCCCTCCCACTCACTGGATACTGTGTCCCCATCTGATATGCTCCTCTGCTTTGAGCTGCTATCCCCAGAGTTGGCTAAGGAGCGGGTAGTGGTGCTAGAGGTGCAACAG CGCCCCCAGGTGCCCAGCGTCCCCATCTCCAAGTGTGCAGCCTGCCAGCGGAAGCAACAGTCGGAGGATGAAAAGCTGAAGCGCTGTACCCGGTGCTACCGTGTGGGCTACTGCAACCA GCTCTGCCAGAAAACCCACTGGCCTGACCACAAGGGCCTCTGCCGACCCGAGAACATTGGCTACCCCTTCCTGGTCAGTGTACCTGCCTCACGCCTCACTTACGCCCGCCTCGCTCAGCTGCTAGAGGGCTATGCCCG GTACTCTGTGAGTGTATTCCAGCCACCCTTTCAGCCTGGCCGCATGGCCTTGGAGTCTCAGAGCCCTGGCTGCACCACACTGCTCTCCACTGGCTCCCTGGAGGCTGGGGACAGTGAGAGGGACCCCATTCAGCCACCTGAGCTCCAGCTGGTGACCCCTATGGCTGAGGGGGACACAGGGCTTCCCCGGGTGTGGGCAGCCCCTGACCGGGGTCCTGTGCCCAGCACCAGTGGAATTTCTTCTGAGATACTGGCCAGTGGGCCCACTGAGGTTGGCTCCTTGCCTGCTGGCGAGAGGGTGTCCCGACCCGAAG CCGCTGTGCCTGGGTACCAGCACCCAAGTGAAGCTATGAATGCCCACACACCACagttcttcatctataaaattgacTCATCCAACCGAGAGCAGCGGCTAGAGGACAGAG GAGATACCCCACTGGAGCTGGGTGACGATTGTAGCCTGGCTCTCGTCTGGCGGAACAATGAGCGCTTGCAGGAGTTTGTGTTGGTAGCCTCCAAGGAGCTGGAATGTGCTGAGGATCCAGGCTCTGCTGGTGAGGCTGCCCGGGCCGGCCACTTCACCCTGGACCAGTGCCTCAACCTCTTCACACGGCCTGAGGTGCTGGCACCCGAGGAGGCCTG GTACTGCCCACAGTGCAAACAGCACCGTGAGGCCTCCAAGCAGCTGTTGCTATGGCGCCtgccaaatgttctcattgtgcAGCTCAAGCGCTTCTCCTTTCGTAGTTTTATCTGGCGTGACAAGATCAATGACTTGGTGGAGTTCCCTGTTCG GAACCTGGACCTGAGCAAGTTCTGCATTGGTCAGAAAGAGGAGCAGCTGCCCAGCTATGATCTGTATGCTGTCATCAACCACTATGGAGGCATGATTGGTGGCCACTACACAGCCTGTGCACGCCTGCCCAATGATCGTAGCAGTCAGCGCAGTGACGTGG GCTGGCGCTTGTTTGATGACAGCACGGTGACAACGGTAGACGAGAGCCAGGTTGTGACGCGTTATGCCTATGTACTCTTCTACCGCCGGCGGAACTCTCCTGTGGAGAGGCCCCCCAGGGCAGGTCACTCTGAGCACCACCCAGACCTAGGCCCTGCAGCTGAGGCTGCTGCCAGCCAG GGACTAGGCCCTGGCCAGGCCCCCGAGGTGGCCCCCACGCGGACAGCCCCTGAACGCTTCGCCCCCCCTGTGGATCGGCCAGCCCCCACCTACAGCAACATGGAGGAGGTGGATTAG
- the USP19 gene encoding ubiquitin carboxyl-terminal hydrolase 19 isoform X18 → MSGGASATGPRRGPPGLEDATSKKKQKDRANQESKDGDPRKETGSRYVAQAGLELLASGDPSASASCAAGITGSRHRSRLFFPSLSGSASTPREEQAKEGACEDPHDLLATPPPELLLDWRQSAEEVIVKLHVGVGPLQLADVDAAFTDTDCVVRFAGGQQWGGVFYAEIKSSCAKVQTRKGSLLHLTLPKKVPMLTWPSLLKKPLGTQELVPGLQCQENGQELSPTALEPGPEPHRAKQEARNQKRAQGRGEVEADEQLCIPPVNPQTCLLGSEENLALLTGEKAVSPGNDPVSPAMVRSRNPGKDDRAKEEMAVAADAATLVDEPESMVNLAFVKNDSYEKGPDSVVVHVYVKEICRDTSRVLFREQDFTLIFQTRDGNFLRLHPGCGPHTIFRWQVKLRNLIEPEQCTFCFTASRIDICLRKRQSQRWGGLEAPATRVGGAKVAVPTGPTPLDSTPPGGAPHPLTGQEEARAMEKDKSKARSEDTGLESVATRTPMEHVTPKPETHLASPKPTCMVPPMPHSPVSGDSVEEEEEEEKKVCLPGFTGLVNLGNTCFMNSVIQSLSNTRELRDFFHDRSFEAEINYNNPLGTGGRLAIGFAVLLRALWKGTHHAFQPSKLKAIVASKASQFTGYAQHDAQEFMAFLLDGLHEDLNRIQNKPYTETVDSDGRPDEVVAEEAWQRHKMRNDSFIVDLFQGQYKSKLVCPVCAKVSITFDPFLYLPVPLPQKQKVLPVFYFAREPHSKPIKFLVSVSKENSTASEVLDSLSQSVRVKPENLRLAEVIKNRFHRVFLPSHSLDTVSPSDMLLCFELLSPELAKERVVVLEVQQRPQVPSVPISKCAACQRKQQSEDEKLKRCTRCYRVGYCNQLCQKTHWPDHKGLCRPENIGYPFLVSVPASRLTYARLAQLLEGYARYSVSVFQPPFQPGRMALESQSPGCTTLLSTGSLEAGDSERDPIQPPELQLVTPMAEGDTGLPRVWAAPDRGPVPSTSGISSEILASGPTEVGSLPAGERVSRPEAAVPGYQHPSEAMNAHTPQFFIYKIDSSNREQRLEDRGDTPLELGDDCSLALVWRNNERLQEFVLVASKELECAEDPGSAGEAARAGHFTLDQCLNLFTRPEVLAPEEAWYCPQCKQHREASKQLLLWRLPNVLIVQLKRFSFRSFIWRDKINDLVEFPVRNLDLSKFCIGQKEEQLPSYDLYAVINHYGGMIGGHYTACARLPNDRSSQRSDVGWRLFDDSTVTTVDESQVVTRYAYVLFYRRRNSPVERPPRAGHSEHHPDLGPAAEAAASQASRIWQELEAEEEPVPEGPGPLGPWGPQDWVGPPPRGPTTPDEGCLRYFVLGTVAALVALVLNVFYPLVSQSRWR, encoded by the exons ATGTCTGGCGGGGCCAGTGCCACAGGCCCAAGGAGAGGGCCCCCAGGACTGGAGGACGCAACTAGTAAGAAGAAGCAGAAGGATCGAGCAAACCAGGAGAGCAAGGATGGAGATCCCAGGAAAG agacagggtctcgatatgttgcccaggctggtcttgaacttctggcctcaggtgatccttctgcctcagcctcctgcgcagctgggatcacaggctcaCGCCACCGTTCCCGGCTGTTCTTTCCTTCGTTGTCAGGGTCAGCATCCACTCCTCGAGAGGAGCAGGCCAAAGAGG GAGCTTGTGAAGACCCTCATGATCTCTTGGCTACTCCCCCTCCAGAGTTGTTGCTCGATTGGAGGCAGAGTGCAGAAGAGGTGATTGTCAAGCTTCATGTGGGAGTAGGTCCCCTGCAGCTGGCGGATGTAGATGCTGCTTTCACAGATACGGACTGTGTGGTGCGGTTTGCAG GTGGTCAGCAGTGGGGTGGTGTCTTCTATGCTGAGATAAAAAGCTCTTGTGCTAAAGTGCAAACCCGCAAGGGCAGTCTCCTGCACCTGACACTGCCCAAAAAGGTGCCTATGCTCACATGGCCCTCCCTCCTG AAGAAACCTCTAGGGACCCAGGAGCTGGTGCCGGGGCTGCAGTGCCAGGAGAATGGGCAGGAACTGTCTCCCACTGCCCTGGAGCCAGGCCCTGAGCCCCACCGGGCTAAGCAGGAGGCCCGGAACCAGAAGCGGGCCCAGGGCCGTGGTGAG GTTGAGGCTGATGAACAGCTTTGCATACCACCGGTGAACCCCCAaacctgcctcctgggctcagaggaGAATTTAGCCCTTTTGACAGGAGAGAAAGCAGTGTCTCCTGGGAATGACCCAGTCTCTCCAGCCATGGTCCGGAGCAGAAACCCTGGGAAAGATGACCGTGCCAAGGAGGAGATGGCAGTGGCAGCAGATGCTGCAACCTTGGTGGATG AGCCCGAGTCGATGGTGAACCTGGCATTTGTCAAGAATGACTCGTATGAGAAGGGCCCGGATTCAGTGGTGGTGCACGTGTACGTGAAGGAGATCTGCAGGGACACCTCGAGAGTACTTTTTCGTGAGCAGGACTTCACACTCATCTTCCAGACCAG GGATGGAAACTTCCTGAGGCTGCACCCAGGCTGTGGGCCCCACACCATCTTCCGTTGGCAGGTGAAGCTCAG GAATCTGATTGAGCCAGAGCAGTGCACCTTCTGTTTCACGGCTTCTCGCATCGACATCTGCCTTCGTAAGAGGCAGAGTCAGCGCTGGGGGGGCCTGGAGGCCCCGGCTACACGAG TGGGTGGTGCAAAGGTTGCCGTGCCGACAGGTCCAACCCCTCTGGATTCAACCCCACCAGGAGGtgctccccaccccctgacaggccagGAGGAGGCCCGGGCTATGGAGAAGGATAAATCCAAGGCACGATCTGAGGACACAGGGTTAGAGAGTGTGGCAACCCGCACACCTATGGAGCATGTAACCCCAAAGCCAGAGACACACCTGGCCTCG CCCAAGCCTACATGTATGGTGCCTCCCATGCCCCACAGCCCAGTTAGTGGAGATAgcgtggaggaggaggaggaggaagagaagaaagtgtgtctgccaggcttcaCTGGCCTTGTCAATTTAGGCAACACCTGCTTCATGAACAGCGTCATTCAGTCTCTGTCCAACACTCGGGAACTCCGGGACTTCTTCCATG ACCGCTCCTTTGAGGCTGAGATCAACTACAACAACCCACTGGGGACTGGTGGGCGTCTGGCCATTGGCTTTGCTGTGCTGCTTCGGGCGCTGTGGAAGGGCACCCACCATGCCTTCCAGCCTTCCAAGTTGAAG GCCATTGTGGCGAGTAAGGCCAGCCAGTTCACAGGCTATGCGCAGCATGATGCCCAGGAGTTCATGGCTTTCCTGCTGGATGGGCTGCACGAGGACCTGAATCGCATTCAGAACAAGCCCTACACAGAGACTGTGGACTCAGATGGTCGGCCTGATGAG GTGGTAGCTGAGGAAGCATGGCAGCGGCACAAGATGAGGAATGACTCTTTCATCGTGGACCTATTTCAGGGGCAGTACAAGTCGAAGCTGGTGTGCCCTGTGTGTGCCAAG GTCTCCATCACTTTTGACCCGTTTCTTTATCTGCCGGTGCCCTTGCCACAAAAGCAAAAGGTTCTCCCTGTCTTTTATTTTGCCCGAGAGCCCCACAGCAAGCCCATTAAG TTCCTGGTGAGCGTCAGCAAGGAGAACTCCACTGCCAGTGAAGTATTGGACTCCCTCTCTCAAAGCGTTCGTGTGAAGCCTGAGAATCTGCGTTTGGCAGAG GTAATTAAGAATCGTTTCCATCGTGTGTTCCTGCCCTCCCACTCACTGGATACTGTGTCCCCATCTGATATGCTCCTCTGCTTTGAGCTGCTATCCCCAGAGTTGGCTAAGGAGCGGGTAGTGGTGCTAGAGGTGCAACAG CGCCCCCAGGTGCCCAGCGTCCCCATCTCCAAGTGTGCAGCCTGCCAGCGGAAGCAACAGTCGGAGGATGAAAAGCTGAAGCGCTGTACCCGGTGCTACCGTGTGGGCTACTGCAACCA GCTCTGCCAGAAAACCCACTGGCCTGACCACAAGGGCCTCTGCCGACCCGAGAACATTGGCTACCCCTTCCTGGTCAGTGTACCTGCCTCACGCCTCACTTACGCCCGCCTCGCTCAGCTGCTAGAGGGCTATGCCCG GTACTCTGTGAGTGTATTCCAGCCACCCTTTCAGCCTGGCCGCATGGCCTTGGAGTCTCAGAGCCCTGGCTGCACCACACTGCTCTCCACTGGCTCCCTGGAGGCTGGGGACAGTGAGAGGGACCCCATTCAGCCACCTGAGCTCCAGCTGGTGACCCCTATGGCTGAGGGGGACACAGGGCTTCCCCGGGTGTGGGCAGCCCCTGACCGGGGTCCTGTGCCCAGCACCAGTGGAATTTCTTCTGAGATACTGGCCAGTGGGCCCACTGAGGTTGGCTCCTTGCCTGCTGGCGAGAGGGTGTCCCGACCCGAAG CCGCTGTGCCTGGGTACCAGCACCCAAGTGAAGCTATGAATGCCCACACACCACagttcttcatctataaaattgacTCATCCAACCGAGAGCAGCGGCTAGAGGACAGAG GAGATACCCCACTGGAGCTGGGTGACGATTGTAGCCTGGCTCTCGTCTGGCGGAACAATGAGCGCTTGCAGGAGTTTGTGTTGGTAGCCTCCAAGGAGCTGGAATGTGCTGAGGATCCAGGCTCTGCTGGTGAGGCTGCCCGGGCCGGCCACTTCACCCTGGACCAGTGCCTCAACCTCTTCACACGGCCTGAGGTGCTGGCACCCGAGGAGGCCTG GTACTGCCCACAGTGCAAACAGCACCGTGAGGCCTCCAAGCAGCTGTTGCTATGGCGCCtgccaaatgttctcattgtgcAGCTCAAGCGCTTCTCCTTTCGTAGTTTTATCTGGCGTGACAAGATCAATGACTTGGTGGAGTTCCCTGTTCG GAACCTGGACCTGAGCAAGTTCTGCATTGGTCAGAAAGAGGAGCAGCTGCCCAGCTATGATCTGTATGCTGTCATCAACCACTATGGAGGCATGATTGGTGGCCACTACACAGCCTGTGCACGCCTGCCCAATGATCGTAGCAGTCAGCGCAGTGACGTGG GCTGGCGCTTGTTTGATGACAGCACGGTGACAACGGTAGACGAGAGCCAGGTTGTGACGCGTTATGCCTATGTACTCTTCTACCGCCGGCGGAACTCTCCTGTGGAGAGGCCCCCCAGGGCAGGTCACTCTGAGCACCACCCAGACCTAGGCCCTGCAGCTGAGGCTGCTGCCAGCCAG GCTTCCCGGATTtggcaggagctggaggctgaggaggaaccGGTGCCTGAGGGGCCTGGGCCCCTGGGTCCCTGGGGGCCCCAAGACTGGGTGGGCCCCCCGCCACGTGGCCCTACCACACCAGATGAGGGCTGCCTCCGGTACTTTGTCCTGGGCACCGTGGCGGCTTTGGTGGCCCTCGTGCTCAACGTGTTCTATCCTCTGGTATCCCAGAGTCGCTGGAGATGA